The following proteins come from a genomic window of Gottfriedia acidiceleris:
- a CDS encoding Dps family protein encodes MSKTTVDVLNKQIADWNILFVKLHNYHWYVKGSNFFTLHTKFEEFYNEASLHIDELAERVLIIGGKPLATMREYLDTSSLKEANKNITSDEMVLDITKDYNYLIEELKDGMEIAESENDSVTHDLLLAIREQLAKHVWMLTAYLN; translated from the coding sequence ATCTCAAAAACGACTGTTGATGTGCTAAATAAGCAAATAGCAGACTGGAATATTCTATTTGTAAAGTTACATAACTATCATTGGTATGTAAAAGGTTCAAATTTTTTCACTCTACACACTAAATTTGAGGAATTTTACAATGAGGCAAGTTTACATATTGATGAGCTAGCAGAGCGAGTGTTAATAATTGGTGGAAAACCACTAGCTACAATGAGAGAGTATCTTGATACTTCAAGCCTTAAAGAAGCAAATAAGAATATTACTTCTGATGAAATGGTCCTGGACATTACGAAAGACTATAATTATTTAATTGAAGAATTAAAAGATGGTATGGAAATTGCAGAGTCTGAAAATGATTCAGTTACTCATGATTTACTATTAGCCATTAGAGAACAACTTGCAAAACATGTATGGATGTTAACAGCCTACTTAAATTGA